The DNA window CAGTGCCATAACTCCATtgtagaaagccaccaaattgttCAGGGGCATTAGTTCAGGGGCAGTCGCAACCACATCCTAATATTCCATGACCCTTTGCTCCCTTTCTGGGGGCATCTGCTCAATGATCTTTCTTGACAtcaaggtgagactgactggcctgtagttccctgcCTCTTTATCCCTTTGTTAAAATTTGGGTtatatttcctgtttttcagccACTAGGAACTTCACCCAATTGCCACGAATTCTGAAACATGATGGTTGGCGGCTTGGCCACCTGCATCTCTTCAGCTTCCATGAATTTCTGCATCTTCACGTTCCTTtagatggtctcaaacctgaTCTTCTAAAGCAGGTCATTCATCATTATCAGAGTCTATGCCTTGCCCTTAGTGAGTTGGGCATTGATTCTGgagcacttgccagtgaagacttgAGATATTTCTGGAGAGAAGCTTCTCCCTGGTCGCTGGCGTTGCTCACCAAATGCGCATCTCATGGAGCACCCCCAAACACTTCCAAAGGAACATGGATACCATCTTTGTGACATCCATCTTCTGAAACTTGTACGCCTTTAGTGTCACAAACACTTCGTTCTGGAAAGCCTCACAGTTACCATCTGTAGTTGGAGCTGTCACGAGGGTTGGGAAAGCCACTCTTCCAACATCTATGTTTTGGAGAGGCCTTTTCATATCCAGAGCCTCTGGGACTGTAGGAGTCAGCTTGCCTCAGTCTGGATATAACTCTGCCCCGTCACAGCCATGTGGTCACTACTGAGGAGACCCATAGAGGCTGGCCAGCACCTCCCACTACTTTTCTGAAGGCTCTGCTGGCAACATCTCCCAACTCAAGAAATGTACCCACTCAACTTAACCTCAGCCAAGGCACAACATAGAAACAACACTCCTGGCCCTTTGGAAACTGTGACTGACCTTTCGCAGAAAGGACAGCCCTACAAAGAAGACTAACTCCACACAAAGCATTTGGGTGTtgtctttatttgcttttacacACAAGGGTATCCCAAGTTAAAATAGCACAATTTATAATTACAACACAACACAGTGTGAGCGTTTCCCAATATGCCATGCCACACTGCATGCATTCAAACAGTCTGCTCAAATACAGCTTGCAgagtggaagaagaaaagacaaaaagaagaatGCAAATGCTCTAAgagaaaaaccaaaaatcatAGCAGGATGTCTTTCCACTCCCATCAAAAAACCTCCAAATTCAGAAACACTTCTGAATTTGAATGACAGGGACAAACACAAAGTCCCTTTTCTGATTTAATCTCAATTCTACCTTCATAAAAAAGCCCCTTGAAGCAACTTGTGGAGCTTCCCTACAAACCACCCCAGGACAAGGAACATCTCACAACTCCATATACTTATCATGAGACAATTCCACTGTGCCAAAAGTCAAGCATGTGGGGCAGAAAAACAGCTTGGCTAAACAGGGAACTCCTTGTGGAGctccagaggaaaaagaaattcaattaTCTCTGGAAGCAAGGTCAGTCTTTCAAGAAGCTTGCAGAGCTGTGGTTCATATATGCAGGGAAAAGGCATGAAAGGCCAAAACATGATCAGAGTTGAAACTGGCCACTGTTGTGAACAACAGGAATGGCTTTTAAAGTAAGTTCATAGCAAGAgaagtttgaaagaaaacattagaCATGCTTGTGAAAGATGGTAACTCCCTGAGTAACagggatgaagaaaagaagccattcagTGCTTTTCTTGCCTCACTTCTTAATTAGTTAGCCCCCAGGGCTGCCCAATCTCCTGAAACAGAGGACAGTCCCCTAAGCTTCCTGGCTTGAAGGTAGTTAATGTTCTTCCAGTCTGCAAGAAGCATATGAGGAAAGACATAGGCAAATACAGACCTGTTGGTCTCACCTCAGCTGCTGGACAAAATATGGAGCTCATGCTGGGTACTAAGGTCACCTGCCTCCTTTCGATTAAGAGAAAGTGGTGGATGTAGATTTTCTGGATTTCAGTGTAAATTGGGCAAGGAGAGGCtggagggcagccctgcagaaaggcagctgctgggggtgctggtgtgCACCAGGCTCAGtaggagccagcagtgtgccctggcagccaagagggcaaaCTGCATCCTGTTGGCATCAAACTGCACAAAATTGAAGCATCATGTAAGGGCCAGCTTCCTAAGGCGAAGTAGAGAGGGAGACGCTGAGCTTTTCTCCCTCATAATCTAGTGATTAAAGCCATGCCAGGGGATGTTTATACATCATatcaggaagcatttctttcctgaaaggctggccaaacactggaacaggcttccttaGAGAGGTGGTCAATGTCCCAAGCCTGTCTTTAACAGGCATTTGTAAAATGCCATTAAAATCATAGTTTAACTTTGATCAGCCCTGAAAGGATCAAGCAGTAGGACCAGATGATCATTGTAGGTCCCTTCAAATTGAATACTTCTATCCTAGTCTAGTCTGGCCCATAAGATTTTATTCCAACACCATTTGTGCTGCTGTATTTTCCAAGGAATCCCAAGAGACAGATCACCTAAACATCCATTATGGGCCTAGGGAAGAccttgtgtatttttctgctctCCCCTAGAGACAATGAGACTGTTGTACTCAAAGAGTcaaaacatatttcttcctGCTTCACTGGAATCTCAATGGCAGGACTGGAGCAACAGCCTGCTTCAGTGGGAAGCCCTCGTGCAGCATAGGCAGATGCACAACTGCATGGACAGACACTGtccagaaggaaaaacacacacaGCCCCCCATCTCAGACAGAGACATCCAGAACCCAGAGGAGAAAGAGCCCCGCGGTCATATCACATTGTCACACAGTACCCACAATGTCCTTCATATCCTGACCCGTGAGGAGGGCTATGAGAATTTCAGGAAGGTTGCAGTTTGTCGTCCAACTGCGATACTGTGTTGCAACACAGAGGAATTGGTCCACGGTCTTGCCTGCCAGTAAGGGAGCTAAGAATTTAGCTGGCTCCTGGAAATAAAACCACTcttaaagcatttcagaaatggCTGTAACAGAGCTGAAACATGCCATTTCCTGAATAAAGGAGCACTAgtctcttttgttgttttgttaggtttgttttgttttcttttagggttttttttttttttttttttgtgggagaAGTCAATATTTTTTCTCACTTTGTGGGAAATTGCTAATGCCAACTCCAGATTAACTCTGGAGGCACCAATGCCACACACCCTGGTAGGGAAACCTTTGGGTCATGAGATGTGAAGACTCTGGCTGTGCCGACACCATGCTAGTTAAAGGAGAGACTATTGAACTGTTCTGCAGAATGTAACCCAGGGTTGTCTGGTGCCATGTCCTCAACAGTGAGAGGACCACAGGGGAAATCTTGTTCATTGTTGGTAACCCCACCTGTGGCATGAAGCTGTGGTGGCAGGCTGGGGAGGATGGGCTTCAGGAACTTGAATTCGCTGTTGCCCGAGCCCGTTGTGAGGCTGATCTCATAGCAATAGGCATGGGGCAgggtccctgcagcagctgcatcaGCCAGGCTGCTTTGCAAGTTGCTGGCACCATAAAGCACATGCCCATCCTTCAGCTCCTTTCTCTTGCACACCTTGTGAGTGATGAAGGCTGCTGTGGACACAAGGAAGAGGAGTGAGACGAAGACCAAGGAAATTATTAAATAGATTGTCAGGGAGCTGCCCTCATCCTCCGTGGCCAGGCTGCTGTGTGGTAGGCGCATGTCCGAGAAGTCACTGAGAAGGAGTGCACTCATTGCCGCAGTGGCTGATAGTGGTGGCTGACCATTGTCTCGCACCAGTATGACGAGCTTCTGTTTCACGGCATCTCTCTCTGTCACTGATCTCCTCAGTCGCACCTCCCCACTTTGGACACCCAACACAAACAGTCCAGGATCAGAGGCCCTCAGCAAGTGGTAGGAGAGCCATGAGTTCTGCCCTGAGTCGGCATCGACAGCCACAACTTTGGTGATGAGGTAGCCTGCCTCAGCCGAAATGGGCACCAGCTCACTGGATGCAGGGCTGCTGTCCTGTGAGGGGTACAGCACCAATGGAGCATTGTCATTTTCATCTACCACAACAAGATGGACGGTGACATTGGCAATGAGAGGTGGTGACCCCGCATCAGAGGCACTCACCAAGAACTCGATCTGCCTCACCTGCTCGTAGTCCAGGGGCCGCAGCACAAACACATCCCCATTCTCAGAGTTCACAGagatgcaggagcagggaggctgcTCTGTAGGGTGAGCTGGGACCAGGGAATAGGTCACCTTGGCATTAGGCCCCATGTCAGCATCTGTGGCAATGACGGCTCCAACAAGCACTGTGGGAACATTGTTCTCACGCACATACATGGTGTACGATGTCTGGTTGAACACAGGTGCATTGTCATTCACATCGGAGATGTCCACTGTGAAGGTCTGGGTGGTTGTGAGAGGAGGTGACCCCGCGTCTGCTGCTGTGACTGTCAGGATGTACCGTGCTGTCTCCTCCCTGTTGAGCGCACTCACAGTCACAAGCTCAAAGTAATTCTTATAGGCTGGCCGCAGGGAGAATGACAGCTGGTTCTCAAGGGCACAGGAGATCTTCCCATTGGAACCAGAATCCCGGTCCTTGACAGTAAACAGGGCGACGACTGTCCCAGGCAATGCATCCTCAGGGATCGGGTTGCTGAATGAATTGACCATCACCTCTGGTGCATTGTCATTCACATCCACCACCTGCACCAACACTCTGCAAATTGTTGAGAGGCCGCCGCCATCTGTGGCCCGCACACTGAACTCATGATTCTCTGCCACCTCAAAGTCCAAAGGCTTCGTGAGTTTAATTTCACCACTCATGGGGTCTATCTCAAATGCTGAGTGGCTCTGGTCTCCTGCTTGGCTGAACTGATAGGAGATGTCCCCATTAACTCCTGCATCCCGATCAGTTGCCACTACCTTGAGAACCATAGAGCCCTCTGGGGTGTTTTCTGAAACCTCCCCAAGATAAAGCTCCTTTGAGAAGGCTGGAGCATTGTCATTTACATCTAGAATGACAATGTGGATTTGAGTGGTCCCAGTCCTAGGTGGAGAGCCCCCATCTATGGCAATGAGATTGAAAGccatctctgcctgctcctctctGTCGAGTGGCTTTTCCAGGACCAATTCCACATACTTCTTGCCCTTAATTTGACTCCCAAAATCAATACCAAAATACTTGCTTTCAGGAGCAATGCTGTAAGCCTGGATGCTGTTGCTCCCAACATCCAGGTCCCAAGCCCCCTCCAAAGGGAAACGAGAGCCAGGGTCGCTCCTTTCCAGTATCTTAAGAGTGACCCGTTCCTCCGGGAAAACGGGCGCGTGGTCATTGATGTCCTCCACGGCCACCTCCACACGAAAGAACTGCACGGGGTTTGCCAGGAGGAGCTCGAAGGGCAGCGTGCAGGTAGCGGACTGGCCGCACAGCCCCTCGCGGTCCAGCCTCTCGGCCACGACGAGGCGGCCGGTGCCCGGGTCTAAGCGAAAGTGCTGCCGGCCGTCCTCGGAGAGCAGACGGGCGCGGCGAGCCGAGAGCTGCGCCGGGGCAAGCCCCGCGTCCTCCGCCACGTTGGCTACCACGGAGCCGCTCTCGCTCTCCTCGGCTACGGAGTAGCGGATGGGCTCGGCGCGAGCGTGCggcagggagaagaaagcacagagaCAGAGCACTTGCCTTGCGGTCTCCATGGCGGGGCGGCGGACAGCCTCCGTGTCGGGGATCACCCGCGCAGTCGTCTGCGGTAAGCGGTGCCCGGCAGCAGCTCTCCGGAACGGTCGGCGTGCGCCCTTCCTCTGTCCGAGTCCGGCTGGCGGCCCGAAGCGCGGCCGCCGTGCTCCGGCAGTGGATGGCGCGGCAACcgctctcctcctgctgccaacctctgcccagctcctctGCGTTGGGCTGGTCTGCGTTGGGCTGGGCAGAGCCAGCGTGGGCTCCGCCGGCTCCCCTCCCAAAGCCTCTGCGCGTCGCCTTGGCCGGCAGCACCACCCTGCGGCCCAAGGCGGGACTGCGCCCGTCGCCGCCCGCTGCCCGCGCTGGCGGCTTGCCGCACACACGGACCCGTGCGCACATAGGCGGCTGTCGGGCGCTCACCCGCAGCGGCACCCCTCAGCAGGATGCTCGCACACCTCGCAGATGACAGCGGAGCGGGTCAGGAGAGCCGAGAGCCCTGCGGGCCGCTGTTCATCCCTAGGGCTCTGGGCTTCACCGGCAGCTGCCCCGCGAGTTTCTCCGCTGTCCAGAGTCTGCTCCGACGAGGTCACGGTGGAGACCAGTGCACACCCGGGCCACCCCGAGGCTGAATCCGGATAcgcaggagcagggcagaggtGGCGCAAGGCGGGGGAGAAGCCGTCCAGTGGGATGATGCCAAGGGTGGCGCTGCTTGCACAGGCACGGGAAGTACCTGAGCCCAGGATTGCTTGCTCACAATGCTTCCTAAAGGGAGTCTTCGACGAGCCCTCAGGA is part of the Lathamus discolor isolate bLatDis1 chromosome 10, bLatDis1.hap1, whole genome shotgun sequence genome and encodes:
- the LOC136019898 gene encoding protocadherin beta-16-like, with translation METARQVLCLCAFFSLPHARAEPIRYSVAEESESGSVVANVAEDAGLAPAQLSARRARLLSEDGRQHFRLDPGTGRLVVAERLDREGLCGQSATCTLPFELLLANPVQFFRVEVAVEDINDHAPVFPEERVTLKILERSDPGSRFPLEGAWDLDVGSNSIQAYSIAPESKYFGIDFGSQIKGKKYVELVLEKPLDREEQAEMAFNLIAIDGGSPPRTGTTQIHIVILDVNDNAPAFSKELYLGEVSENTPEGSMVLKVVATDRDAGVNGDISYQFSQAGDQSHSAFEIDPMSGEIKLTKPLDFEVAENHEFSVRATDGGGLSTICRVLVQVVDVNDNAPEVMVNSFSNPIPEDALPGTVVALFTVKDRDSGSNGKISCALENQLSFSLRPAYKNYFELVTVSALNREETARYILTVTAADAGSPPLTTTQTFTVDISDVNDNAPVFNQTSYTMYVRENNVPTVLVGAVIATDADMGPNAKVTYSLVPAHPTEQPPCSCISVNSENGDVFVLRPLDYEQVRQIEFLVSASDAGSPPLIANVTVHLVVVDENDNAPLVLYPSQDSSPASSELVPISAEAGYLITKVVAVDADSGQNSWLSYHLLRASDPGLFVLGVQSGEVRLRRSVTERDAVKQKLVILVRDNGQPPLSATAAMSALLLSDFSDMRLPHSSLATEDEGSSLTIYLIISLVFVSLLFLVSTAAFITHKVCKRKELKDGHVLYGASNLQSSLADAAAAGTLPHAYCYEISLTTGSGNSEFKFLKPILPSLPPQLHATGGVTNNEQDFPCGPLTVEDMAPDNPGLHSAEQFNSLSFN